The following are encoded in a window of Prochlorococcus marinus str. MIT 1013 genomic DNA:
- the fabD gene encoding ACP S-malonyltransferase, translating into MTIAWVFPGQGSQKLGMANSLLDLPGSMDRFELASQILGRDLWKICNGEDIPNEQIFDLNDTRNTQPALFVVESLLVDDLKRQERKTKIIAGHSLGEIVGLYAADVLDAEKALLLLKKRSELMAEAGGGSMIAVLGFDRGELDDLIRETDDASIANDNSESQVVLSGSPEGVRKVADNLKCKRAIPLKVSGAFHSIFMTEASKSFSKELDKLTFKDAQVPVLSNVDPTPTLKGDILKERLKKQMTTGVRWRETMDVMKNEGITTMVEIGPGNVLSGLAKRSMKGVLTSQVSNASDLGY; encoded by the coding sequence ATGACTATTGCCTGGGTCTTTCCTGGACAAGGTTCTCAAAAATTGGGTATGGCAAATTCGTTACTTGATTTGCCTGGCTCTATGGATAGATTTGAATTAGCGTCACAAATTCTTGGAAGAGATCTTTGGAAAATCTGTAACGGTGAAGATATTCCTAATGAACAAATATTTGATTTAAATGATACGAGAAACACTCAACCCGCTCTTTTTGTTGTTGAGTCACTATTAGTTGATGATTTAAAAAGACAAGAAAGGAAGACTAAAATAATTGCAGGTCACAGTCTTGGAGAAATAGTTGGTCTTTATGCAGCAGATGTTCTTGATGCGGAGAAAGCATTGTTGCTATTAAAGAAAAGATCTGAATTGATGGCAGAAGCAGGAGGAGGCTCAATGATTGCAGTATTGGGTTTTGATCGAGGTGAATTAGATGATTTGATTAGGGAAACTGATGACGCTTCAATTGCTAATGACAATAGTGAATCTCAGGTTGTTTTATCTGGTTCCCCTGAAGGAGTTAGGAAAGTAGCTGATAATTTAAAATGTAAAAGAGCAATTCCACTAAAAGTTTCAGGGGCTTTTCACTCAATATTTATGACTGAAGCATCGAAAAGTTTTTCTAAAGAATTGGATAAATTAACTTTTAAAGATGCTCAAGTTCCTGTTCTTAGTAATGTTGATCCAACTCCAACTTTAAAAGGTGACATCTTGAAAGAGCGCCTAAAAAAACAAATGACTACTGGAGTTAGATGGAGAGAGACTATGGATGTGATGAAAAATGAAGGAATAACTACAATGGTTGAAATTGGACCTGGCAACGTACTTAGTGGTCTTGCTAAACGATCAATGAAAGGTGTTCTGACAAGTCAAGTTTCAAATGCAAGTGATTTGGGTTATTGA